In Microbacterium laevaniformans, a single window of DNA contains:
- the msrB gene encoding peptide-methionine (R)-S-oxide reductase MsrB: MTYRVTKTDDEWRSELTPEQYAVLRQAGTERAWTGELLDESRAGLYTCAACGAELFQSGTKFDSHCGWPSFYESVRPEAVELIEDRSHGMVRTEVRCANCGSHLGHVFPDGFGTPTGDRYCMNSLSLSFTPAPEADAS; encoded by the coding sequence ATGACCTACCGCGTGACCAAGACCGACGACGAGTGGCGTTCGGAGCTGACCCCCGAGCAGTACGCCGTCCTCCGTCAGGCAGGGACGGAGCGCGCATGGACCGGCGAGCTCCTCGACGAGAGCCGCGCGGGTCTCTACACGTGCGCCGCGTGTGGCGCGGAGCTGTTCCAGAGTGGAACGAAGTTCGACTCGCATTGCGGGTGGCCGAGCTTCTACGAGTCGGTGCGCCCCGAGGCCGTCGAGCTCATCGAAGATCGCAGCCACGGGATGGTCCGCACCGAGGTGCGGTGCGCGAACTGCGGCTCGCATCTCGGACACGTCTTCCCCGACGGGTTCGGCACCCCCACGGGCGACCGGTACTGCATGAACTCGCTGTCGCTGTCGTTCACCCCGGCGCCGGAGGCGGATGCGTCGTGA
- a CDS encoding cold-shock protein, giving the protein MAQGTVKWFNAEKGFGFITVTDGQDVFVHYSNIDMSGFRVLEEGQTVEFTVGAGQKGPQAESVRVVA; this is encoded by the coding sequence ATGGCCCAAGGTACCGTCAAGTGGTTCAACGCCGAGAAGGGTTTCGGCTTCATCACCGTGACCGACGGCCAGGACGTGTTCGTCCACTACTCCAACATCGACATGTCGGGATTCCGTGTCCTGGAGGAGGGGCAGACGGTCGAGTTCACCGTCGGCGCCGGTCAGAAGGGCCCGCAGGCCGAGTCGGTCCGCGTCGTCGCTTGA
- a CDS encoding site-specific integrase → MPELRLQRVLDDVAVDRGPGQAKKTRAVLSGMMGVAARSDAVKANPVRELARVEAKVTGSTATPVDELPAPLAKVRADERLQQMDMVDLIEFLAGTGVRISEALGLDWADVEIVAPSGIPTLGATVAVRKSKTTAGERRITVPAAVAAALVRRERRDGPVFPTPFLNRRDRRNTASEWQAARERLELGEYTFHSFRKTVATALDQAGLSARAIAEYLGHANPSLTMNVYMSKTVGGAAAASALDRVMR, encoded by the coding sequence ATGCCAGAGCTGCGCCTGCAGCGCGTCCTGGACGACGTCGCGGTCGACCGTGGTCCCGGGCAGGCGAAGAAGACGCGCGCGGTGCTGTCGGGCATGATGGGCGTCGCCGCCCGGTCTGATGCCGTGAAGGCGAACCCGGTGCGAGAGCTCGCGCGCGTGGAGGCGAAGGTCACGGGCTCCACGGCGACCCCTGTCGACGAGTTGCCGGCGCCGCTCGCGAAGGTCCGCGCCGACGAGCGGCTGCAGCAGATGGACATGGTCGACCTGATCGAGTTCCTCGCCGGCACCGGCGTGCGGATCTCGGAGGCCCTCGGGCTCGATTGGGCGGACGTGGAGATCGTCGCGCCGTCAGGCATCCCGACGCTCGGCGCGACAGTGGCGGTCCGGAAGTCGAAGACGACGGCGGGGGAGCGGCGCATCACCGTGCCCGCGGCCGTGGCTGCCGCCTTGGTGCGGCGGGAGCGTCGAGACGGGCCGGTGTTTCCGACGCCGTTCCTCAATCGTAGGGATCGTCGCAACACGGCGAGCGAGTGGCAGGCGGCGCGGGAGCGGCTCGAGCTGGGCGAGTACACCTTCCACTCGTTCCGGAAGACCGTCGCGACCGCGCTCGATCAGGCCGGTCTGTCGGCTCGCGCGATCGCCGAGTATCTCGGCCACGCGAACCCGTCGTTGACGATGAACGTCTACATGAGCAAGACGGTGGGTGGCGCGGCCGCTGCGAGCGCGCTCGATCGCGTGATGCGATAG
- a CDS encoding nitroreductase family protein — MIETVTDYPALAAVRNRRSWSKVTDAAPTRAELLTLIAAAGRVADHSSLRPWRVIELRGEDRATLGAAIAKVEGDDKPSTKPLRAPLLLAVVASYRKSEKVPRWEQEAVASGVAHTLSLLLDEAGWGVIWRTGHYTRAKAVAKAHGLAKDEELLGWLYVGGKPTGARPGRRKSVDPRAHLSRMPAPAKGADKDGGATKTGAKKDKKKS; from the coding sequence GTGATCGAGACGGTCACGGACTACCCGGCCCTGGCGGCGGTGCGAAACCGTCGCTCATGGTCGAAGGTGACGGATGCCGCGCCCACCCGCGCCGAGCTTCTCACCCTGATCGCGGCGGCGGGGCGGGTCGCCGACCACTCGTCCCTGCGACCGTGGCGCGTCATCGAGCTGCGTGGCGAGGACCGGGCGACGCTCGGGGCGGCGATCGCGAAGGTCGAGGGCGACGACAAGCCGTCGACGAAGCCGTTGCGCGCGCCACTGCTGCTCGCCGTGGTCGCCAGCTACCGCAAGAGCGAGAAGGTTCCCCGCTGGGAGCAGGAGGCGGTCGCCTCGGGTGTCGCCCACACGCTCAGCCTTCTGCTGGATGAGGCGGGATGGGGTGTCATCTGGCGCACCGGTCATTACACGCGGGCGAAGGCGGTGGCCAAGGCGCACGGACTCGCGAAGGACGAGGAGCTGCTCGGCTGGCTGTACGTCGGCGGCAAGCCCACCGGTGCGCGACCCGGTCGCCGCAAGAGCGTCGATCCCCGTGCGCATCTCAGTCGAATGCCGGCCCCCGCCAAGGGCGCCGACAAGGACGGCGGGGCGACGAAGACCGGCGCGAAGAAAGACAAGAAGAAGAGCTGA
- a CDS encoding DUF2335 domain-containing protein translates to MVGAEISPPLEGEDPEEARREDEIEPADDDVIEGEPETDDSQKGLHVVHREMRSYRGPLPSPETLERYKEVDSRFPDEILAAFREQRTHRQEMERTLLAGSERRANRGQWLGTGLLGVGLAGGIWVTLAGQSVTGGLMVTAALALGALSYVFGDSRKKD, encoded by the coding sequence ATGGTCGGCGCTGAAATCTCACCCCCGCTCGAGGGGGAAGATCCCGAAGAGGCTCGACGGGAAGACGAGATCGAGCCTGCAGATGACGATGTCATCGAGGGTGAGCCGGAGACTGACGACTCCCAGAAGGGTCTTCATGTCGTTCATCGGGAGATGCGAAGCTACCGCGGACCGTTGCCGTCACCGGAGACCCTTGAGAGGTACAAGGAAGTCGATTCTCGGTTTCCGGATGAGATCTTGGCCGCCTTCCGTGAGCAGCGGACGCATCGACAAGAGATGGAGCGTACGCTGCTTGCGGGTTCAGAACGACGAGCGAACCGGGGGCAGTGGCTTGGTACTGGGCTGCTGGGAGTTGGGCTCGCCGGCGGCATATGGGTGACGCTTGCCGGACAATCCGTCACCGGCGGACTCATGGTCACAGCAGCCCTCGCCCTGGGAGCGCTCAGCTATGTCTTTGGGGACAGTCGCAAGAAGGACTGA
- a CDS encoding DMT family transporter, producing MTAPTTPRLPAGVALGGAVLVGVLTALQARINGQLGLRIGDGFVAAVISFGSGLLVLAVSSALLLAGRRGFGALVSGVRARTIPWWMLGGGLAGALTVATQGLAVAVIGVSLFTVGVVAGQTLSGLVLDRIGYGPAGVVAVTMPRVAGGALALVAVGISLQGGVLERVPVWMLVLPFLAGVGIAWQQATNGRLRQRVGTPLTATFVNFLGGTVVLAVAAVVHVAFVGVPPALPTEAWLYLGGVVGVIYIFLSAALVAHTGVLLLGLGVVVGQLATAFTLDAFWPADAGPGWGTELLMVAVAASSVVVALAPWRRRRT from the coding sequence GTGACCGCACCGACGACGCCCCGGCTTCCCGCCGGTGTCGCTCTCGGTGGTGCCGTGCTGGTCGGCGTGCTGACGGCGCTCCAAGCCCGCATCAACGGGCAACTCGGTCTGCGCATCGGTGACGGATTCGTCGCGGCGGTCATTTCCTTCGGGTCGGGGCTGCTCGTGCTGGCCGTGTCGTCGGCGCTGCTGCTGGCGGGCCGCCGAGGCTTCGGCGCGCTGGTCAGCGGCGTCCGCGCACGCACGATCCCGTGGTGGATGCTGGGAGGCGGGCTGGCCGGAGCGCTCACCGTCGCGACCCAGGGTCTCGCCGTCGCTGTGATCGGCGTCTCCCTGTTCACCGTCGGGGTTGTGGCCGGGCAGACACTGAGCGGCCTGGTGCTCGACCGCATCGGGTACGGCCCGGCCGGCGTCGTCGCGGTCACCATGCCGCGCGTGGCGGGCGGTGCGCTGGCTCTCGTCGCCGTCGGCATCTCCCTGCAGGGCGGTGTGCTGGAGCGTGTGCCGGTGTGGATGCTGGTGCTGCCGTTCCTGGCGGGCGTCGGCATCGCGTGGCAGCAGGCGACCAACGGGCGGCTGCGCCAACGCGTGGGGACACCGTTGACGGCGACGTTCGTCAATTTTCTGGGGGGAACGGTGGTGCTCGCCGTCGCCGCCGTCGTCCACGTCGCGTTCGTCGGTGTGCCGCCGGCGCTGCCGACCGAGGCGTGGCTCTACCTCGGCGGCGTGGTCGGCGTGATCTACATCTTCCTGTCGGCGGCGCTCGTCGCGCACACCGGGGTGTTGCTGCTCGGCCTCGGCGTCGTGGTCGGCCAGCTCGCCACCGCGTTCACGCTGGATGCGTTCTGGCCCGCGGATGCCGGTCCCGGCTGGGGAACCGAACTGTTGATGGTCGCTGTCGCGGCGAGCTCGGTCGTCGTCGCTCTCGCGCCCTGGCGGCGACGACGAACCTGA
- a CDS encoding DUF2332 domain-containing protein produces MSSLPESVSARYGRFARDEAPGRSALYGEWAAGVAADAAAQEVLGRIAPSHRQPPLVFAAARLLGSGESGYPEWREWVLAHGDELVAECTARSLQTNEPLRCAALLPALAGIDGPIALLEVGASAGLCLYPDRYSYRYRGVAGEIAHDPLDGVSAVVLESELRGQHVPPLRHPEIVWRAGIDLAPLDPADPATEAWLTALVWPGETGPADRVRSALRITAADPPLMFAGDGVDQLAHAVAAAPPEATLVVQTPGVLAHLGWHARHALIEQVSVVGRWITLDAPSLHEGWRGGRIASNAPAEGFALARDGVVLAHADPLGRWLEWRPGERAARG; encoded by the coding sequence ATGAGTTCCCTCCCAGAATCGGTGTCGGCGCGCTATGGCCGGTTCGCCCGCGACGAGGCTCCCGGTCGTTCCGCGCTGTACGGCGAGTGGGCCGCCGGAGTCGCGGCGGATGCCGCGGCGCAGGAGGTGCTCGGGCGGATCGCGCCTTCTCATCGTCAGCCCCCGCTCGTCTTCGCCGCCGCGCGGCTGCTCGGATCCGGCGAGAGTGGGTACCCCGAGTGGCGGGAGTGGGTGCTCGCCCACGGCGACGAGCTGGTCGCGGAGTGCACGGCGCGCTCGCTGCAGACCAACGAACCCCTCCGGTGCGCCGCTCTGCTGCCCGCGTTGGCCGGCATCGACGGGCCGATCGCGCTGCTGGAGGTCGGCGCGAGTGCGGGACTGTGTCTCTACCCCGACCGATACTCCTACCGCTATCGCGGCGTCGCGGGCGAGATCGCGCACGATCCGCTCGACGGGGTGTCGGCCGTCGTGCTCGAGAGCGAGCTGCGCGGTCAGCACGTGCCCCCGTTGCGGCATCCGGAGATCGTCTGGCGAGCCGGCATCGATCTCGCACCACTGGATCCGGCCGACCCCGCCACCGAGGCGTGGTTGACGGCTCTCGTCTGGCCGGGCGAGACCGGACCCGCGGATCGGGTGCGTTCCGCGCTGCGCATCACGGCGGCGGACCCGCCCCTCATGTTCGCGGGAGACGGCGTCGACCAGCTCGCTCACGCCGTCGCGGCGGCGCCGCCCGAGGCGACGCTGGTCGTTCAGACCCCCGGCGTGCTGGCGCACCTCGGCTGGCACGCGCGCCACGCGCTGATCGAGCAGGTATCCGTCGTGGGACGGTGGATCACGCTCGACGCGCCCTCGCTGCACGAGGGATGGCGCGGCGGGCGGATCGCATCGAACGCTCCCGCTGAGGGCTTCGCACTCGCGCGCGACGGCGTCGTCCTCGCCCACGCCGACCCACTCGGGCGATGGCTGGAGTGGCGTCCCGGCGAGCGCGCTGCGCGGGGTTAA
- a CDS encoding DUF3263 domain-containing protein yields the protein MPLSERDRLLLDFESRWTVHDAVKEEAIRAELALAPARYYQLLARIIDQPDAAAHDAMLVHRLRRLRDARESERAGRAAVPAVRTGTGR from the coding sequence GTGCCCCTCTCCGAGCGTGATCGCCTCCTCCTCGACTTCGAGTCGCGGTGGACCGTGCACGACGCCGTCAAGGAGGAGGCCATCCGTGCCGAGCTCGCCCTGGCGCCCGCCCGGTACTACCAGCTGCTGGCTCGCATCATCGATCAACCGGATGCCGCGGCGCACGACGCCATGCTGGTGCACCGCCTCCGTCGGCTCCGCGATGCGCGCGAGAGCGAGCGTGCGGGACGCGCGGCCGTTCCCGCCGTCCGCACCGGAACAGGCCGGTAG
- a CDS encoding DsbA family protein, which produces MSHDAAPNEPTPAGRRDAVREKAQLVHAKQSRARVLRRSALAVVAAAAVVAVAVAVSWAVRSNSDRPQLQPADATADGFRVTSVSSVSPGTPIDGASPAPTAAAEPQATPSPSTSASVVDIHVYVDYLSPAARQWQLANAKQLASWVSDGAATLTYHPVSMLTAKSNGTKYSLRAASAAACVATLDPSKFFSFNNDLLTRQPAVDSDGFSDKELADIAQANGSDDPKRLRDCIETESYSSWVKGATERAISGIPGTNGLTLTGTPMVVVNGQQYVGDMTDAAEFSQFVLTSASGAYYKSQTATPTPTVKPTAAP; this is translated from the coding sequence ATGTCCCACGACGCCGCCCCGAACGAGCCCACGCCTGCTGGCCGCCGCGATGCGGTGCGCGAGAAGGCGCAGCTCGTCCACGCGAAGCAGTCGCGGGCACGCGTGCTGCGCCGCTCGGCGCTCGCCGTCGTCGCCGCTGCCGCCGTCGTCGCGGTCGCGGTCGCGGTGTCGTGGGCGGTGCGCTCCAACAGCGATCGGCCGCAGCTGCAGCCGGCCGACGCCACCGCCGACGGCTTCCGGGTGACGTCGGTGTCTTCGGTCTCGCCGGGAACGCCGATCGACGGCGCGAGCCCGGCGCCCACGGCTGCGGCCGAGCCGCAGGCGACACCCTCGCCGTCCACCTCGGCATCCGTCGTCGACATCCACGTCTACGTCGATTACCTCTCGCCGGCGGCGCGACAGTGGCAGCTCGCCAACGCGAAGCAGCTGGCGTCGTGGGTGTCGGACGGGGCGGCGACCCTGACCTACCACCCGGTCTCGATGCTCACCGCCAAGTCGAACGGAACGAAGTACTCGTTGCGCGCGGCGAGCGCAGCCGCTTGTGTCGCGACTCTCGATCCGTCGAAGTTCTTCAGCTTCAACAACGACCTCCTCACCCGTCAGCCGGCTGTCGACTCCGACGGCTTCTCCGACAAGGAACTCGCCGACATCGCCCAGGCGAACGGGTCGGATGACCCGAAGCGGCTTCGCGACTGCATCGAGACCGAGTCGTACTCGTCGTGGGTGAAGGGTGCCACCGAGCGGGCGATCAGCGGGATCCCCGGCACGAACGGGCTCACCCTGACGGGAACGCCCATGGTCGTGGTGAACGGCCAGCAGTACGTGGGCGACATGACGGATGCCGCCGAGTTCTCGCAGTTCGTGCTCACCAGCGCGAGCGGGGCGTACTACAAGTCGCAGACCGCGACGCCCACGCCCACCGTGAAGCCGACGGCCGCGCCGTAA
- a CDS encoding LytR C-terminal domain-containing protein, protein MPSTPPQKDRFDDLALEGGRIGAHRAENPRLRGGIVVLWSVIAIVVLVALGIFGTLIAIGRVTLFPAPSATPTTISTAEPVVDTSYPVTVLNATTQSGLAGSLAQTIVGAGWSPDSVTAGDASSKDFPTTTVFYSGPAEEGAARGLAQVIGGAAVTLSDAYKGLASGDGAKLLVVVIGADRTDAGATPAG, encoded by the coding sequence GTGCCGAGTACGCCCCCGCAGAAGGACCGCTTCGATGATCTCGCCCTCGAGGGGGGACGCATCGGTGCGCATCGCGCCGAGAATCCGCGCCTGCGGGGAGGAATCGTGGTGCTGTGGTCGGTCATCGCGATCGTCGTGCTGGTCGCGCTGGGCATCTTCGGCACGCTGATCGCCATCGGGCGCGTCACCCTCTTTCCCGCCCCGAGCGCCACGCCGACGACCATCTCGACCGCCGAGCCGGTCGTCGACACGTCGTACCCGGTCACCGTTCTCAACGCGACGACACAGTCGGGTCTGGCCGGCTCCCTCGCGCAGACCATCGTCGGGGCCGGCTGGTCGCCCGACAGCGTCACGGCCGGCGACGCCAGCTCCAAGGACTTCCCGACCACGACGGTCTTCTACTCCGGCCCCGCCGAAGAAGGTGCGGCGCGGGGGCTCGCACAGGTGATCGGCGGGGCGGCCGTGACACTCAGCGATGCGTACAAGGGCCTCGCGAGCGGCGACGGCGCCAAGCTCCTCGTGGTCGTGATCGGTGCCGATCGCACGGATGCCGGGGCCACTCCGGCCGGCTGA